The following are from one region of the Lodderomyces elongisporus chromosome 7, complete sequence genome:
- the PET8 gene encoding S-adenosylmethionine transporter (BUSCO:EOG09263EDC), with translation MSTSSESTFLISLISGGCAGIATDLAFFPIDTIKTRLQARGGFFQNGGWHGIYRGLGSCVIASAPSASLFFITYDSMKRELQPYIPTAGVRHMIAASAGEIMACIVRVPAEVIKQRTQASHMGLTSSWSNFKHIIVGGVEGVKGSAKREGIRGLYRGWNSTIMREIPFTMIQFPLYEWLKRQWGNSATDNITPKSTATTSTSSTSSITNNNNIITSNTITTAGTKASTQNWWDKYIPVGFKGAVCGMLAGGVAAALTTPLDVIKTRIMLSEGKTQGIVKIVKDLVKHEGWGSLWRGVVPRTCWISCGGAIFLGCYELVHNELMKLDGRM, from the exons ATGTCCACTTCATCGGAGTCGACGTTCCTCATCTCGTTAATT AGTGGCGGATGCGCAGGTATAGCAACAGATTTGGCGTTTTTCCCTATTGATACTATCAAAACCAGACTCCAAGCTCGCGGTggtttttttcaaaacggAGGGTGGCATGGCATCTACCGTGGATTGGGCTCGTGTGTTATTGCGAGTGCACCACTGGCCTCGTTATTTTTCATAACTTATGATTCAATGAAACGAGAATTGCAACCATACATCCCGACTGCAGGTGTTCGGCATATGATTGCAGCCTCAGCGGGAGAAATCATGGCATGTATCGTGCGTGTTCCTGCCGAAGTTATCAAGCAGAGAACTCAAGCGTCGCATATGGGATTGACTTCAAGTTGGCTGAATTTCAAACATATTATTGTTGGTGGAGTTGAAGGTGTGAAGGGCTCagcaaaaagagaagggATCAGAGGTTTATATCGAGGTTGGAATAGCACTATAATGAGGGAGATACCGTTTACAATGATTCAGTTTCCACTCTACGAGTGGTTAAAACGTCAATGGGGTAATAGTGCCACCGACAATATAACTCCCAAAAGTACcgccaccaccagcactagcagcaccagcagcatcactaataataataatatcaTTACTTCTAATACCATCACTACTGCTGGTACTAAGGCTCTGACCCAAAATTGGTGGGATAAGTATATCCCAGTAGGTTTCAAAGGTGCGGTATGTGGAATGCTTGCCGGTGGAGTTGCAGCTGCATTGACTACCCCATTGGATGTTATCAAAACACGGATAATGCTCAGCGAGGGCAAGACTCAAGGCATTGTTAAAATTGTTAAGGATTTGGTCAAGCACGAAGGATGGGGAAGTTTGTGGCGTGGCGTCGTGCCACGAACCTGCTGGATCAGTTGTGGTGGAGCCATCTTTTTGGGGTGTTATGAGTTGGTCCACAATGAATTGATGAAGCTCGATGGAAGAATGTAA
- the LEU2 gene encoding 3-isopropylmalate dehydrogenase encodes MSEVTKTITILPGDHVGAEICAEAIKVLKAIESSTPHQKIKFDFKHHLIGGAAIDATGSPLPDESLEAAKSSDAVLLGAVGGPKWGTGSVRPEQGLLKIRKELNLYANIRPCNFASESLLELSPLRSDIVRGTDITIVRELVGGIYFGERQEQEESSDSKTAWDTEKYTVDEVTRITRMAAFMALQHEPPLPLWSLDKANVLASSRLWRRTVDDVISREFPQLKVQHQLIDSAAMILIQNPTKLNGIVITSNMFGDIISDEASVIPGSLGLLPSASLASLPDTNSAFGLYEPCHGSAPDLDENKVNPVATILSVEMMLRLSLDCLKEAAALKEAVQQVLDSGIRTADLKGSSTTKEVGDAIAETVTKILKSQA; translated from the coding sequence ATGTCAGAAGTTACAAAGACTATTACCATCCTTCCAGGTGACCATGTTGGTGCAGAGATCTGTGCTGAGGCAATCAAAGTGCTCAAGGCAATTGAATCCTCTACACCTCACCAGAAAATTAAATTCGATTTCAAACATCACCTTATAGGTGGTGCCGCCATTGATGCTACTGGCTCGCCACTTCCTGACGAGTCTCTTGAGGCAGCCAAATCGTCTGATGCTGTCTTACTCGGAGCTGTTGGTGGTCCTAAATGGGGAACTGGTTCTGTTCGTCCAGAGCAGGGACTTTTGAAGATCAGAAAAGAACTCAACTTGTACGCCAACATTCGTCCTTGCAACTTTGCAAGCGAATCATTATTAGAACTTTCACCTTTGCGTTCGGATATTGTACGCGGCACAGATATCACCATTGTGCGAGAATTGGTTGGTGGAATCTACTTTGGAGAGagacaagaacaagaggaAAGTAGTGACAGCAAGACAGCTTGGGACACGGAAAAATACACCGTTGACGAAGTCACGCGTATTACTCGTATGGCTGCATTTATGGCTTTGCAACATGAGCCACCACTTCCACTTTGGTCCCTTGATAAAGCCAATGTGCTTGCTTCTTCAAGATTATGGAGAAGAACAGTTGATGATGTCATTTCTCGCGAATTTCCACAATTAAAAGTGCAACACCAATTGATTGATTCAGCAGCAATGATCTTGATCCAAAATCCAACTAAATTAAATGGTATTGTTATCACATCGAATATGTTTGGCGATATCATTTCAGATGAAGCCTCGGTGATTCCAGGCTCATTAGGTCTCTTACCCAGTGCATCATTGGCATCTTTACCAGACACAAACTCTGCATTTGGATTATACGAACCATGCCATGGTTCTGCACCAGATCtagatgaaaacaaagttAACCCCGTTGCAACTATCTTGTCTGTCGAAATGATGTTGAGATTGAGTTTGGATTGTCTCAAGGAGGCAGCTGCATTGAAAGAAGCAGTTCAACAAGTGCTCGACTCTGGTATAAGGACTGCTGATTTGAAAGGTTCAAGCACCACCAAGGAAGTCGGCGATGCTATTGCCGAAACTGTGACCAAGATCTTGAAATCACAGGCTTAA
- the BUD3 gene encoding budding protein translates to MSLYKRLASGEHDNACLHMQPRLRSSHRTSNNNNDNNESNDLIGNISHLRGEFDVQKTVSHQQLSPGSLREWNRIFEEAAIFTGFDEKLFGTVVTIVYRNCTSGQISAQSLTKFGLSTYLDLKLDSSSRFWPSCENLLPKYKKSHVRRALAISNLKNSSKLLNHHELMGTLPMWDETDAGNLANNMKLIQNAKPSEVGKTLLDFGLLQNHHISTFIMDVVYDSNNANEMISTENNKIVTLLGEQLDQLFDPLLEYSPEVMEITYTPATLSASGNASGNGNGNGNKNMHPKEKALLYANSKVQNIVDEFVNVQTKFTMGLVELLQNFIIPLRISATELNSKATNRIAEINRIFPPTIDEMARINCIFNDALLKARKINYVEVFNAIGTIIPYFYKPCIRHEANMKSFYAKLKGFYQDNKKSVFDNERINRSRYAVTEIDTIVTGSLMMLPKLKLIMNRLYEEIKIEAAKETNQANEVYIDIGNKNVDTAMGFIEKQFRSAMEVFQALGNVEGAPSGEIGRERIFTPTGKILTELANNWPAELQYGWLTRKVIGICELIPISPNMNDSETSHYREVLVVFSDHLLFIQVQKPEDVVSENKEWTRQNSISVADALLHSLVNEKPLPNLDSFPTMTVSCWCSIDDAIVSQYYSLGTNGAQQDCVQFLNHTKNGFKTLNMGQPEYSRHYHTVDRSGNDIVDLVTRAKILEKTTAFHLFKSPCHNGYEKIYYTAHDSVSYGAETLRSPFVVFLNVDTDVLAYCQSHSHIQLALQFKSTENDKVEVFGYGKYGKVHIDEIVSVSNLSSFVMDVLVSTVGRIFCTYSAITRCLIKGNSNDLRRISEGWVGKLETANAVNPIATIERPISPPEAERNSTNVPTAAVNTATKGVPTVTNTSTTVDADENTGRSLAKQGNKSLSKKKSLVNRLFKKNHSPKNSQRIKTTLSTNTMSSKATSASRNLPNTFIPQGNKTEYKHVFQPVPILEERADSISSVIINKGNNDVYRNEQEAYHKNKHMRETSGGVELESNFYPSDDHKVHQPMPSIEVHSNFQFPMDKHITHTTPIRTTVTKPAVAKSADVKHATSSSGAKLDTETIPSNCTIKRISTFDDLAIVPKRSTKRPLSCMSMLQDYDYGAHGNTGLSIDTNCENMESEPNWVIAMSRENSLRLNNEVRKLSQQLINPIEDIIEFDETTMNQATGNDDDNGEIEIEKEEIEEEEEEEEEKDGEGRDVDERDVDDINAYIADVNLLKKVRKVNVDTNRHSQATYTTAAESSIFDYCGRDAGAATHKGTQSPHKTSTVSSISLDHHSSTMSGEEIPSTSSMEIITNIDHLPNLHPPRFMDSKYAKSRIKRDISSVSVTPSAFASDLGKLMDIEFSNGFIKQGTIVRKVTGPKLIPYSIPTKNKNCEHTLVKPKFSSEPNWQNVSVESRTSSASNVSEKFFSPSLEENSQSPRTLVEEELNQEKQEVMKGQAASFEKTKPISDSMRDESIAQLSQLLEQSVNFEDFQVESLLST, encoded by the coding sequence ATGAGTCTATATAAGAGGCTAGCATCGGGTGAGCACGATAATGCTTGCCTTCACATGCAGCCGCGACTCCGAAGTAGTCATCGTActagtaacaacaacaatgataATAACGAATCAAATGATTTAATTGGTAATATACTGCACTTGCGTGGAGAGTTTGATGTCCAAAAGACGGTGTCGCATCAGCAACTCAGTCCAGGGCTGTTACGCGAATGGAATAGGATATTTGAGGAAGCAGCAATATTTACAGGGTTTGACGAAAAGCTTTTTGGGACGGTGGTCACTATTGTTTATCGTAATTGTACATCGGGCCAGATATCAGCCCAGTCATTGACCAAATTTGGATTATCAACTTATTTGGACTTGAAGCTCGATTCCTCATCTAGATTTTGGCCTAGTTGTGAAAATTTATTACCAAAGTACAAGAAATCACACGTTCGAAGAGCATTGGCAATactgaatttgaaaaactcaAGTAAGCTCTTGAATCACCATGAATTGATGGGCACTTTACCCATGTGGGATGAAACAGACGCAGGTAACCTTGCCAACAACATGAAATTGATCCAGAATGCAAAGCCCAGTGAGGTTGGAAAAACATTATTAGACTTTGGTCTACTTCAAAACCATCACATACTGACATTCATAATGGATGTCGTTTATGATAGCAATAATGCTAACGAAATGATCTCAACAGAGAATAACAAAATAGTAACATTGCTTGGAGAACAACTTGATCAACTTTTTGATCCCTTACTAGAGTATTCTCCCGAGGTTATGGAAATCACATATACTCCCGCTACATTAAGTGCAAGTGGAAATGCAagtggaaatggaaatggaaatggcaacaaaaacatgcaccctaaagaaaaagcttTGTTGTACGCAAATTCTAAAGTTCAAAACATAGTTGACGAGTTTGTAAATGtgcaaacaaaatttaCAATGGGTCTCGTTGAGCTACTACAAAACTTTATTATCCCTTTAAGAATAAGTGCTACAGAACTAAACTCAAAAGCCACAAATAGAATAGCAGAGATTAATCGTATTTTTCCTCCAACTATAGACGAAATGGCTAGGATCAACTGTATATTTAATGATGCTTTGCTCAAAGCGCGTAAGATCAACTACGTTGAGGTGTTTAATGCCATTGGAACAATAATACCTTATTTTTACAAACCTTGCATACGTCATGAAGCAAACATGAAGAGTTTTTATGCCAAACTCAAAGGTTTTTATCAAGACAATAAGAAAAGCGTTTTTGATAATGAACGCATCAACCGCTCGAGGTATGCTGTGACGGAAATTGATACGATCGTGACGGGAtcgttgatgatgttgccAAAGTTGAAACTAATCATGAATCGTCTTTATGAAGAGATAAAGATTGAAGCAGCAAAAGAGACCAACCAAGCCAATGAAGTTTATATTGATATTGGTAATAAAAATGTAGACACTGCGATGGGATTTATAGAAAAGCAATTTCGCTCTGCTATGGAGGTATTTCAAGCTCTAGGAAATGTTGAAGGAGCACCGCTGGGAGAAAtaggaagagaaagaatatTTACACCAACAGGGAAAATCTTGACCGAGTTAGCAAACAACTGGCCTGCAGAGCTTCAATATGGTTGGCTCACACGGAAAGTCATTGGAATCTGCGAGCTAATTCCGATAAGTCCCAATATGAATGATTCTGAAACACTGCATTATAGGGAAGTGTTGGTTGTATTTTCAGACCACTTGTTATTCATACAGGTCCAGAAGCCAGAAGACGTTGTCTCTGAGAATAAAGAATGGACAAGGCAAAACTCCATTTCAGTGGCAGATGCATTGTTGCATTCATTGGTCAATGAAAAGCCACTTCCGAACCTAGACTCGTTTCCAACAATGACTGTATCTTGTTGGTGCAGCATAGACGACGCAATTGTTTCGCAGTATTATTCTTTGGGAACCAATGGAGCGCAACAGGACTGTGTACAATTTTTGAACCATACAAAAAATGGGTTCAAGACATTGAACATGGGCCAGCCAGAATATTCAAGGCATTACCACACAGTAGACCGTTCGGGAAATGATATAGTGGATTTAGTGACCAGAGCAAAGATATTGGAAAAAACCACGGCATTTCATTTGTTCAAGTCCCCGTGTCATAATGGTTACGAAAAGATCTATTACACTGCTCATGACTCGGTATCATATGGCGCAGAAACCCTTAGATCGccgtttgttgtttttcttaatGTTGATACCGATGTTTTAGCTTATTGCCAATCTCACTCGCACATACAGTTGGCCTTACAGTTTAAGCTGACCGAAAATGATAAGGTGGAGGTTTTTGGGTACGGCAAATATGGGAAGGTGCATATTGATGAAATAGTATCTGTTTCCAATCTTTCGTCTTTTGTGATGGATGTGCTAGTCTCTACGGTTGGACGCATTTTTTGTACATACAGCGCCATCACAAGATGTCTTATTAAAGGTAATAGTAATGATTTAAGGAGAATCAGCGAGGGTTGGGTAggaaaacttgaaactgcCAATGCAGTAAACCCTATTGCAACAATAGAAAGGCCGATTTCACCTCCAGAAGCTGAGAGGAACAGTACAAATGTGCCCACAGCAGCTGTTAATACAGCAACTAAAGGCGTCCCCACCGTTACTAATACATCTACCACTGTAGATGCTGATGAGAACACTGGGCGAAGCTTGGCAAAGCAAGGTAATAAGTCCTTgagcaagaaaaaatcATTAGTGAATAggcttttcaaaaagaatcaCTCCCCGAAAAATAGCCAACGCATCAAAACAACTCTTTCAACAAACACGATGTCAAGTAAGGCAACTTCTGCATCTCGGAACTTGCCAAACACATTTATCCCTCAAGGAAATAAAACCGAGTATAAACATGTGTTTCAGCCTGTGCCTATTCTCGAAGAGCGTGCAGACTCAATTTCCAGTGTCATTATTAATAAAGGGAACAATGATGTGTATAGAAATGAACAAGAGGCTTATCACAAGAATAAGCATATGCGAGAAACTTCTGGTGGGGTTGAGCTTGAACTGAACTTTTATCCAAGTGATGATCACAAGGTTCATCAACCAATGCCTTCAATTGAAGTACATCTGAACTTTCAATTTCCTATGGATAAACACATCACACATACCACACCGATCAGGACTACTGTTACTAAACCTGCCGTTGCTAAATCTGCCGATGTCAAGCACGCAACATCCAGCTCAGGTGCTAAACTAGACACCGAAACTATACCATCCAATTGCACGATTAAACGTATCTCGACATTTGATGATCTCGCAATTGTGCCCAAAAGATCCACAAAACGTCCACTCCTGTGTATGTCTATGCTTCAAGATTATGATTATGGTGCACATGGTAATACCGGTCTCAGTATTGATACTAATTGTGAAAACATGGAATCTGAACCAAATTGGGTGATAGCAATGAGTAGAGAAAACTCGTTGCGCCTAAACAACGAAGTAAGAAAGCTATCTCAGCAATTAATCAATCCAATTGAAGATATAATTGAGTTTGATGAAACGACAATGAACCAAGCAACAGGgaatgatgatgacaatggagaaatagaaatagaaaaagaagaaatagaagaagaagaagaagaagaagaagagaaagatgGAGAAGGCAGAGACGTTGATGAGAGAGATGTGGATGATATCAACGCGTATATAGCGGATGTTAATCTTCTCAAAAAAGTCAGAAAAGTCAATGTCGATACTAATCGACATTCACAAGCCACGTACACAACTGCTGCTGAGAGCTCTATATTTGATTATTGCGGCCGTGACGCAGGTGCAGCCACTCACAAAGGCACACAACTGCCGCATAAAACATCGACTGTGAGTCTGATCTCTCTAGATCACCATTCTTCCACCATGTCTGGAGAAGAGATACCGTCTACATCATCTATGGAAATTATCACCAATATTGATCATCTCCCCAACTTGCATCCACCACGGTTCATGGATAGTAAGTATGCTAAGTCACGGATAAAGCGCGACATATCTTCAGTATCAGTGACTCCATCAGCGTTCGCTTCCGACTTAGGGAAATTGATGGATATCGAATTCTCAAATGGCTTCATCAAGCAAGGTACTATAGTTAGAAAAGTGACGGGTCCCAAGCTAATACCATATTCAAtaccaacaaaaaacaagaattgTGAACATACTCTTGTCAAACCCAAATTCTCGAGTGAGCCCAATTGGCAGAATGTATCAGTGGAATCAAGAACTTCGTCAGCGTCGAACGTGTCAGAAAAAttcttttctccttctttggAAGAAAATTCTCAGCTGCCTCGCACTCTTGTCGAAGAAGAATTGAATCAAGAAAAGCAGGAAGTAATGAAGGGTCAAGCAGCgtcatttgaaaaaacaaagccaATCAGTGATTCTATGCGGGATGAATCAATTGCACAGTTATCGCAATTGCTCGAACAGTCTGTAAACTTTGAAGATTTTCAAGTAGAGTCCCTATTATCAACATGA
- the DCC1 gene encoding Ctf8p and Ctf18p associating protein, with product MNSVSVYQRLKPDANHTYKLIQLPPSLQNKLEQDTNHSSLKLELKSNKGHDNVVICTENETFKLRQNNHSNTILLMRSMHNEDTNNKIVKNAKATNVTSVQPPQQNWLVGFAKCPYIYELAPVKGNINILEIPILHPSMLNDLKKLSKSTNFAQSPNKQQLLKSSCCSKTEFQHLLIEHLICEIHGHCFRVSRSLEVEILFHIITFLISRNQLSEFNLQDLKEVVKSNSNWSSSMVYTVIKKYSYSAESTNAEANDFEIVDTKNEISNNAPRTLDDAKIVKLFGIVELGKTSTTISTQEFLLNWKTSLPSFYNVPLEITYLLGYYVTIQQGHIQYINPDNLSSDLGTRFKELLNIVKIWPYEEFVSFIEPLVPKERKLDSVIIKYGRKKRLGRDKFVVCGR from the coding sequence ATGAATAGTGTATCAGTATATCAGCGACTAAAACCCGATGCAAATCATACCTACAAACTAATTCAACTTCCACCATCGCTCCAAAATAAACTAGAACAGGATACAAATCATTCCTCACTAAAATTGGAACTAAAGTCAAACAAGGGTCATGATAACGTTGTTATATGTACTGAGAACGAGACTTTTAAACTTCGGCAGAATAATCACTCAAATACAATCTTGCTCATGCGTTCAATGCATAATGAAGATACCAATAACAAAATCGTTAAAAACGCCAAAGCCACCAATGTCACTAGTGTCCAACCTCCTCAACAAAATTGGCTTGTTGGATTTGCCAAATGCCCATATATTTACGAACTAGCTCCTGTAAAAGGAAACATTAACATACTTGAAATTCCCATACTTCATCCTAGCATGTTAAATGATCTCAAAAAGTTGTCAAAATCAACTAATTTTGCACAAAGCCCCAATAAGCAACAATTACTAAAATCCAGCTGCTGTTCAAAGACAGAGTTCCAACATCTACTTATTGAACACCTCATTTGTGAAATTCATGGCCATTGTTTCCGAGTTTCAAGAAGTTTGGAAGTAGAAATCTTGTTCCATATCATCACCTTTTTGATTAGCCGAAATCAGCTCTCCGAATTCAATTTACAAGACTTGAAAGAAGTGGTCAAACTGAATCTGAACTGGTCTAGTTCAATGGTTTATACTGTTATAAAGAAATATTCGTATAGTGCTGAATCCACAAACGCCGAAGCaaatgattttgaaattgttgacaCAAAAAACGAAATAAGTAACAATGCTCCACGTACCCTTGATGATGCAAAAATAGTCAAACTTTTCGGCATTGTTGAACTTGGGAAAACCTCCACAACTATACTGACTCAGGAGTTTCTCCTAAACTGGAAAACTTCGCTTCCTTCCTTTTACAATGTCCCTCTAGAAATCACGTATTTACTAGGATATTATGTTACCATCCAACAGGGCCATATCCAATATATAAACCCGGACAATTTGAGTTCCGACTTGGGCACCCGATTTAAAGAACTATTAAATATAGTGAAAATATGGCCATACGAGGAGTTTGTTAGTTTTATTGAGCCGTTGGTGCCGAAGGAGAGGAAATTGGACTCGGTGATTATCAAATatggaagaaagaaaaggttgGGTCGAGAcaagtttgttgtttgcGGAAGGTGA
- a CDS encoding uncharacterized protein (BUSCO:EOG09265I7S), producing the protein MREQGYYENIESFEDDINDGLSSSNFDLEANNVNLGDTRAGLDAVAKTEIRKIMDDRGLSFDEARLEYTKGRFNENGIDEDGLPRDPKLVRF; encoded by the coding sequence ATGAGAGAGCAAGGCTATTATGAGAATATTGAATCGTTTGAGGACGACATCAATGATGGATTGAGCAGTCTGAACTTTGACTTGGAGGCAAATAATGTCAATTTGGGTGATACGAGAGCTGGTTTGGATGCAGTGGCAAAAACAGAGATTAGAAAAATTATGGATGACCGTGGGTTGAGCTTTGACGAAGCCAGGTTGGAATATACCAAAGGAAGGTTTAATGAAAATGGcattgatgaagatgggCTTCCACGAGATCCCAAATTAGTTAGATTTTAA
- the NFS1 gene encoding cysteine desulfurase (BUSCO:EOG09261Y04), with protein MYRSALRYFRQNSHQVCHRQLSNSATRSLATSASPSVAQAKTTNEEASSQKPLSSTTKLDTTTGNIHVSTPLESPIQPPEGSSISLKSATRDASKFGTRPIYLDVQATTPVDPRVLDKMLEFYTGLYGNPHSSTHAYGWETDKEVEKAREHVASVINADPKEIIFTSGATETNNMAIKGVPRFYKKTKKHIITTQTEHKCVLDSARHMQDEGFDVTYLPVNKEGLIDLDDLKKAIRKDTILVSVMAVNNEIGVIQPLKEIGEICRANKVFFHTDAAQAYGKIPIDVNEMKIDLLSISSHKIYGPKGIGACYVRRRPRVRLDPIITGGGQERGLRSGTLAPPLIAGFGEAARLMKEEHKFDQDHIEKLSAKLKDGLLSIPSTILNGSTNPKFQYAGCVNVSFAYIEGESLLMALKDIALSSGSACTSASLEPSYVLHALGADDALAHSSIRFGIGRFTTENEVDYVIQAINERVEFLRKMSPLWEMVQEGIDLDSIEWSGH; from the coding sequence ATGTATAGACTGGCCTTGAGATACTTCAGGCAGAATCTGCACCAAGTTTGTCATCGTCAACTTTCAAATTCGGCAACTAGATCATTGGCCACTTCAGCTTCTCCATCAGTAGCACAAGCCAAAACTACCAACGAAGAGGCTTCTTCCCAAAAACCCTTGTCTTCCACTACTAAATTGGACACAACTACCGGTAATATCCATGTTTCCACCCCTTTGGAGTCGCCGATCCAACCACCAGAGGGATCTTCCATATCTTTAAAGTCTGCAACAAGAGACGCTTCCAAATTTGGTACTCGTCCAATCTATCTCGACGTGCAGGCAACAACGCCAGTTGACCCTAGGGTTTTGGACAAGATGTTGGAATTTTACACGGGACTCTATGGTAATCCTCACTCATCAACACATGCATACGGTTGGGAAACCGATAAAGAGGTTGAAAAGGCTCGAGAACATGTAGCAAGTGTAATCAATGCCGACCCAAAGGAAATTATCTTTACAAGTGGTGCTACAGAGACTAATAATATGGCTATCAAAGGTGTGCCACGTTTTTACAAGAAAACCAAGAAACACATCATCACTACTCAAACCGAGCACAAGTGTGTATTGGACTCGGCTAGACACATGCAAGATGAAGGCTTTGATGTGACTTATTTGCCTGTTAATAAGGAAGGACTAATTGACTTGGATGACTTGAAGAAAGCCATTAGAAAAGATACCATTTTGGTCTCAGTGATGGCAGTAAACAATGAAATTGGTGTTATACAGCCATTGAAAGAGATCGGTGAGATTTGTCGCGCAAACAAGGTATTCTTCCATACCGATGCAGCTCAGGCATATGGTAAGATCCCAATCGATGTGAATGAAATGAAGATTGATTTGTTGTCCATTTCGTCACACAAGATATACGGTCCAAAGGGTATTGGCGCATGTTATGTGAGAAGAAGACCAAGAGTGAGATTAGACCCTATCATTACTGGTGGTGGACAAGAAagaggtttgaggtcaggTACTTTGGCACCACCTTTGATTGCCGGTTTTGGAGAGGCTGCCAGATTGATGAAGGAAGAGCACAAGTTTGACCAGGATCATATTGAAAAGTTGTCAGCTAAGTTGAAAGATGGTTTACTTTCAATTCCATCCACTATTCTCAATGGTTCAACCAACCCAAAGTTCCAATATGCTGGCTGTGTTAATGTCTCGTTTGCTTACATTGAAGGTGAATCATTACTTATGGCGTTGAAAGACATTGCTTTGAGTTCTGGTTCGGCTTGTACCTCAGCAAGTTTAGAGCCCTCTTATGTCTTGCACGCATTGGGAGCCGATGATGCTTTGGCACACTCTTCGATCAGATTTGGTATTGGAAGATTTACTACAGAGAATGAGGTTGACTATGTGATTCAGGCAATCAACGAGAGAGTCGAGTTTTTGAGAAAAATGTCGCCATTATGGGAAATGGTGCAAGAAGGAATTGATTTGGATTCTATCGAATGGAGTGGCCACTAA